Within bacterium, the genomic segment GTAAGGAAAGGGAAAACGACGCTTTTCCCTTTCCGTGGAGCGAAAAGTCCCGGATTGGACTTTTTGCGACCCTGTCACAGTTACCTGTACACCTTCTTTCGATGGGGCACCTTTACAACCACAACGACGACCTCCTCGTCAAAGATCTGGTAGAGAATTCGATACCTTCCCTGGCGCAGGCGGTATTTATCCTGTCCTGAGAGTTTCTCACTTCCATGGGGGCGGGGGTTGTCGGCCAGGCCCTGGATTCGATAGACGATGCGGGATTGGTCCTTTTCGGGGATCGCCTCGAGCTCCTTCACCGCGGAAGGCTTGATGAAGAGCTTATATCCTGCCACGCTTTTTAAGGTCCCGTACTACTGCTTCGAAATCCAGGTTCGGCTCAGCAGCCCTGGCATCGAAGGCGGCAAGATCATCGACGTCCTCGGCAAGGCTTTCCCTGATCGCCTCGTTTACCAGCTCAGAGACCGAAATATCGGCCTGAACGGATTTAAGCTTCAGGGCTCGATGCAGTTCAGGGTCCAGATAGATCGTGGCGCGCTTGGATTTTGCATTCATGATAACATCATAACGTTATAGCGTTATGCCGTCAACCTTCATGATTGAGGTTTCCCTTCGTTCTCTCCCAGATTTAGTCTTTCTCTGCGTTCTTCGCGTCCTTGCGTTAATGCTCTTGCCGCTTTTACAGGACCCGCGCCTTCCCCCATGCTCGCTTACTCCAACGCGCCCTTCCCCTCTTCCAGAATTTCTCTCATCCATTCCACATCTTTTGCCATCCTCTCACCGTGGGTCCCCTCCCAGAAAATTTTTTCACAGGAATAACACTCTGAAAAAGTTTTTCTGGACAAGAACACGTAAGGGGGAACCCTGTTTTCAGCTCTCTGAGGTTCAATGGGTTCAAGGAGGCTGTTGCAGACGAGGCATCTCGAGAACGGCTTTATCTCACCCCTGAAAAGCGCCAGCCTTTCAGCAATGGACAGGAACTCTTCCCTGACATCGGCCCCTTTTACCAGCCACGCGTTGTCAGCCAGTTCCCCGGCCAGCCCGCTGTCCTTTGTCAGCAGGATCCTGCCCTGGGAGCGGACAAGGGATTTTCGTTCGCTGTCGGCGGCATTCCGCAGGTAAAGGGTGTCGATCCCCAGCATCCGGAGTCTCCGGGCCAGGGTGCCGAGCATGGAGTCAGCAATAAATTTTCCCAAAATCAACGGAAAATTTATTGTGGCAAATTCGCCGGGTTCAGGACCAGAACGCCCTCCGGAAGCGCAGAAGCACTCACATCCACCTCCGACGCCCCTTCCCACGTCACGTCTTTCCTGCCGGACAGGAAATTTTCTACCGGGGCGATGGGGAAATCCACACCGTCGGTTTTAAAGTGCATGGGAATCACCAGTTTCGGCTCCAGAGCGTCGATGATGGCGTCGATCTCCTCGCCGCCCACAGTAAAGAAGCCGCCCACCGGCACCAGGAGGATGTCCACCGGCATGAGGCTGTCGACAGTCCCACCATCCAGAGTGTGCCCCAGGTCACCAAGGTGGCAGACGGAAAGGCCGTCGGCCTCGATGCGGAAAATGACAACCTCTCCGCGCTCAGACCCCCTGGAAGAATCGTGAAAGGCCGGGACACCGAGGATGTTTACTCCGGAAACGGTGTTTTCGCCGGGTTTGTCCAGAACGGTAAAACTCCCGGGGACGCCAGCGGAGTAGTTGTGGTCCGGATGGCCGTGGGAAATGAGGACGACGTCCGCCTCTTCCTTTATCGGCCTGTACTTGACCGCCCCGTCGTAGGAGCCCGGCTCGTACGGGTCGGTGACGATCCTGGTCCCGTCTCCCGTGGTCAGAAGAAAGCTGGAGTGCCCCAGGTACTTGATCTTCATCCATCACCCCCTGTTATTTCGTGCGTGCGTATGGGCGTGTGTGCGTACGTGCGTCAATTTTATTGCATTGTTCCGCTATCGGTTCACGCACACACCCTTTACGCATCCACGGATTCAGCCGTTTCCTCCACAGCGCCTGTTTCCTCCTTGTGGACCTGGATGATGCTGCGGACCTCGATACCGGCCGCCTCGAGGGCTTTTTTCACCTCCGGCATCTTCGCGTCGGTCACCTTGACCATGTAGTTGGATAGGGTTGCCAATTGGTACCTCCGGTATTTCGTGCGTGCGTAAAGCGTCAATGCGCGCATGCGTTCTCCGTATAAAAGATGTGAGATCTTAAACGATCACGCTTCACGCAATTACGCACCTACGTGCGGTTATTCCGCTGTCGTTGTCGATTCCTGAGCTTCGCTCATGCTCTCGTAAGGCGGCAGGAGCACGATCTCTATGCGGCGGTTGGCCGCCTTGCCCTCGGCCGTGTCGTTGCTTTCGGCCGGCTGGTATTCGCCGTACCCGGCGCCCGACAGCTTCTCGGGAGAGATGCCCACCTCATCCTGGAGGAAATGGACCACGGCAAGGGCCCTGCTGGCTGCCAGTTCCCAGTTTGTGGGGAACTTTTCCTTCAGACGGCCGCCGATGGGGACGTCGTCAGTGTGGCCCTCGATCTGGATCCGCTTGCCCTCGATCCGGGCCAGCTGCGTGCCCACCTTCTTCATGACCTCTATACCGGAACTCTTGAGGTCGGCCTTGCCCGAATCGAAAAGGATCTTTTCCACGAGGTTGACGGACAGGCGGTCCTTCATCCTGCGGATCTCCACCTCGCCGGCCTCAATCTCTCCCTTGAGGCTGCCCACAAGTTCGTCGTAGGTGGCCTTGAGCTTCTCCAGCTCGGCCTCTTTTTGTCTTTCCAGCTCACCGAGACGGAACTCAACCGCGGCCAGGTCGGTCTTCATGCGGCGGCTCTCGGCCTCGTTGGTGGCCAGTTTCTCCCTGAGTTGGGCATTGGTCCCCTGGAGGCCCTTGTTGATCTCCATAGTCTCCTGGATGAGGGCCTTGGAGTTGATCTCCTTCTTCTCCAGGATGCTGCCGAGCCGGTCGTTGTGGGTCTTGAGTTCCTGGTTCACCGCCTGCTGGGTGGTCAGCTGGCCCGACAGGCCGTCCCGCTCGCTGCTCACCCGTGCGAGGCTCCCCGTGAGCTCATTCACCCTGGTCCCGGATGCGGCCAGATCCTCCTGGCAGCTGGACAGTTCCTCCCTCAGAGCCAGGTTTTCCCCGACCTGCATCTTGAGGTCCCTGGAACAGTTGTCGGCTTCCTCCTCTTTCAGGAGGTAATCTTTCTTGCTGACCACGCAGTTCGTCAGAAGCAGGGGTGCGGCGACAGCGATCACTAAAAATATCCTGCAGATCTTCACGATAAAATCCTCCTTCATTGCGTTCATGGGAATGGGGATACTATTCCATAATAGCGTGGCGGATTCAAGGGAGGCAGTAATCAGGAGGCAGTAATCAGTAGCCAGTAACCAGACAAAGCAAAAATACTTTGTCTGAAATCTGCCTACTGGTGTCTGTCTACTGGTATCTATCTACTGGTGTATAGCTACTGATATCTGACATCAGATTATTTTGAACGGTGCCGGGACGAAGGTGAGCACGAAGATGACCAGGGCCGCGTAACCGACCCTGACCCTTTTCCGGTCCAGGGTGATGTGGGGCAAAAGGACCGGGGGGTGGCGGACCCCGATAAACACCAGGAACAGGGCCCAGATGAGCCAGCCTTCCCAGAAGAAGACCCCCATGAAAAGCAGGGAGAAGTGGACGACCCTCGCGACGGTGATCGAATGCCGCGGAAACATGGCCGTGGAAATATGTCCTCCGTCCAGTTGTCCCACCGGCAGGAGGTTCAGGGAGGTCACGAACATCCCGATCCACCCGGCGAAGGCGACCGGGTGAAGGATGACGTCGGCGCCGGCCGGGATCTCACCCAGAATAATTCTGCCCACTGCGGCCACCAGGATGCTGTCTCCCAGGACGAGGCCTCCCTCCCCGAGCCCTCCCCCGGGCACGACCTCGGACATGGCGAACCCGAGGATGAGGGCAGGAAGGGCGAGGATAAAACCGCCGATGGGCCCCGAGGCCCCGATGTCGAGAAGCGCCCGCCGGTCCCAGATGGCTCCCTTCATGCGGATGACCGCTCCGAAGGTCCCGATGATGGACGGCGCCGGTATGAAGAACGGGAGGGTGGAGGGCACTCCGTGGGCCCTGGAGGAAAGGAAGTGGGATATCTCGTGGACCATGAGGATGGCGAGCAAGGTCACGGAGAAGGGCAGCCCCTTGAAGAACCCGAGGGGTTCGGCCATGGGGTTGATCCCGCGCTGAAGAGCCCCGGCGAAGGTGGTTGTGAGACCGGTGAGGAAAAAGAGCAGGACCGGAAGCCGTCGGCTTTCCTTCGGCGGAGTGACGTCCTTGTAAGGCAGCTCATCCCCGTTCAAAGGTCAATCCCTTTAGCAACTGTTGTCTGAGCTATTCCAGATTCCATGCAATGACAAGATCGGATGCCTCCCATTGCCCATCGCCTATTGCCTATTGCCTGCTCTTCTTCCGGCTCCCACTCGGCTTTCTCCGCACTCCGCACCACGCACTGCCTCCCACGCCCTCCGTAATGGCTCATCTCCTGGCTACTGGCTCCTTTTTTAC encodes:
- a CDS encoding MBL fold metallo-hydrolase, coding for MKIKYLGHSSFLLTTGDGTRIVTDPYEPGSYDGAVKYRPIKEEADVVLISHGHPDHNYSAGVPGSFTVLDKPGENTVSGVNILGVPAFHDSSRGSERGEVVIFRIEADGLSVCHLGDLGHTLDGGTVDSLMPVDILLVPVGGFFTVGGEEIDAIIDALEPKLVIPMHFKTDGVDFPIAPVENFLSGRKDVTWEGASEVDVSASALPEGVLVLNPANLPQ
- a CDS encoding site-2 protease family protein, yielding MNGDELPYKDVTPPKESRRLPVLLFFLTGLTTTFAGALQRGINPMAEPLGFFKGLPFSVTLLAILMVHEISHFLSSRAHGVPSTLPFFIPAPSIIGTFGAVIRMKGAIWDRRALLDIGASGPIGGFILALPALILGFAMSEVVPGGGLGEGGLVLGDSILVAAVGRIILGEIPAGADVILHPVAFAGWIGMFVTSLNLLPVGQLDGGHISTAMFPRHSITVARVVHFSLLFMGVFFWEGWLIWALFLVFIGVRHPPVLLPHITLDRKRVRVGYAALVIFVLTFVPAPFKII
- a CDS encoding CopG family transcriptional regulator, whose translation is MNAKSKRATIYLDPELHRALKLKSVQADISVSELVNEAIRESLAEDVDDLAAFDARAAEPNLDFEAVVRDLKKRGRI
- a CDS encoding Mut7-C RNAse domain-containing protein, whose protein sequence is MGRGVGGGCECFCASGGRSGPEPGEFATINFPLILGKFIADSMLGTLARRLRMLGIDTLYLRNAADSERKSLVRSQGRILLTKDSGLAGELADNAWLVKGADVREEFLSIAERLALFRGEIKPFSRCLVCNSLLEPIEPQRAENRVPPYVFLSRKTFSECYSCEKIFWEGTHGERMAKDVEWMREILEEGKGALE
- a CDS encoding type II toxin-antitoxin system RelE/ParE family toxin, which codes for MAGYKLFIKPSAVKELEAIPEKDQSRIVYRIQGLADNPRPHGSEKLSGQDKYRLRQGRYRILYQIFDEEVVVVVVKVPHRKKVYR
- a CDS encoding OmpA family protein — translated: MKICRIFLVIAVAAPLLLTNCVVSKKDYLLKEEEADNCSRDLKMQVGENLALREELSSCQEDLAASGTRVNELTGSLARVSSERDGLSGQLTTQQAVNQELKTHNDRLGSILEKKEINSKALIQETMEINKGLQGTNAQLREKLATNEAESRRMKTDLAAVEFRLGELERQKEAELEKLKATYDELVGSLKGEIEAGEVEIRRMKDRLSVNLVEKILFDSGKADLKSSGIEVMKKVGTQLARIEGKRIQIEGHTDDVPIGGRLKEKFPTNWELAASRALAVVHFLQDEVGISPEKLSGAGYGEYQPAESNDTAEGKAANRRIEIVLLPPYESMSEAQESTTTAE